The following DNA comes from Microbacterium foliorum.
TCTCCACCCACGCGGCTCTCGGAGCCGGGGCATCGTCGACGAGCAGCGGCTCGAGTCGTGAGAGGAGCATCCGTGCCTCCGCTCGGGGTGCACCGGCGGCGTGCGCCACCACATCGAACGCCGTGCGCCGGAACCCGGCGGCCATCCGACCGATGAGACGCTCGACCCACGGCTCGGACGCCGCGATGCGCAGTGTGCCCTCGATGCCGATCTGCAGGGTCTCACCGTCTCGCCAGAGCAGCGGAACGGCGGGATCCAGGCGGGTGATGGTCTTGGGTGTCAGAGGAGACATCCCTCGATTCTGCGGAAACCCGAGCTCCCGATGGGGGAGTCTCGGGCATCCGTGGAAAAGTCAGCGCATCCTGCTCACACCGGACGGTCGCCTCCCGGGCCGTCACCGCCGTCGGAGTCCTGCTCGCCCTCCGACTCCTCGGGCTGCTCGCCCGAGAAATCGTCGCCGTCGAGCAGGCGCGCCAGTGCCTCGTCGAACTCATCTGCGACAGGCTGCTCTCCTCGTGCGCTCGCCTGGAGCCGCGCGACGAGTGCAGACGGGTCGTCGATGTCCTCTGAGGTGGGCATGAGGTCGGGGTAGTCCCACAGCGCGTCGCGCCCTGCGATGCCCACGGCGTCGGTCACCGCCTGCCACATCGCCGACGCCTCGCGCAGTCGCCGAGGCCGAAGCTTGAGGCCCACGAGGGCGCCGAGAGCATCTTCAGCCGGGCCACCCACAGCGCGGCGGCGGCGGGCCGCCTCGGCGATGCGGGACCCGTCTGGCAGACGAGAGGTGGCCTGCGCGGTCACGACGTCGACCCAGCCGTCGATCGTCGCCACGAGATTCTCGAGACGAGCGAGTGCCTCGCGCTGTGCCTCCGTCTGCGTGGGCAGCAGGGCGCCGCCCTCGATCGCTGCGCGGAGCTCCTCGGGGTTCGACGGGTCGAGGCGGCTCGCGACGTCTTCGAGTGCATCGACATCGACCGTGACCCCACGGGCGAAATCGGTGATCTGCGCCATGACATGCAGGTGCAGCCACTTCGAATGGCGATACAGCCGGGCATAGGCGAGCTCGCGCGTCGCCAGGTAGAGGGTGATCTGGTCTTCGGGGATCTCGAGACCCTCGCCGAACGCCGTCAGGTTCTGGGGGATGACTGCCGCGGTTCCGGCGGGAAGCACGGGGATGCCGACATCTCCGCCGGACACCACCTCTAGCGCGAGGTTGCCGAGCACCTGCCCGAACTGGGCGGCGAACACCGAGCCGCCGAGACCGCGCATGAGCTTGCCCGCGCCCTGCACGACGTCGCGCATCTCCTCGGGCACCTGCGTGTCGAGGGCGCTGGTGAGCGCATCGGCGATGCTCGTCGACACGGGGTCGGCGATCTCCTTCCACACGGGCAGGGTCGCTTCGACCCATTCGCCGCGCGTCATCGCCTTGGGCGACTCGGCGAGCTCGGAGATCGTCGTCGCCTCGCCGAGCCACAGGTCGGCGAGTGCGAACGAGTCGACGAGCGAACTCCGTGAGCCGTCGGTGATGCCGAGGCCGTCGCGGTTGGCGATGTGCAGGGCCTGACGCAGCGCATTCTCCCAGGCGTCACCGCCGAACGCGCCCTGCAGCTGCGACATGATCGTCTGCATCATCGCCGGGTCGAGCTGGATCCCATCCATGCCCGCGAAGGCGTTCTGCAGCGCCTCGGGGTCGATATCGCCGCCACCCTGGCCGGACATCATTCGTCGGAGGAACTCCTGGAAGTCCTCGGGGGTCGGGTCGTTGTCTGACATGTCGCTCGCCTCTCAGCACGCCTAAAGCCGTGCCATCTACGCTAGTCACAGGATCGGCCGCGAGACCCCGAAGCGGGCAGATCGCTGTACGCCGCCCGCGAACGACGGAGGAACCCTGTGGATCGAACCCGGCCTGTGAAGCTCGGACTGGGCGTCTGGGCGCTGGTCGTCGCGCTGATCGCGCTCGTCGTGCTGACCTTCCTCCCGACGCCGTACGTCATCCAGCGTCCCGGCCCGGTCTACGACACCCTCGGCACGGCGGCCGGTGCAGACGGCGAGCAGGTTCCCCTGATTCAGGTCGAGGGCACCGAGACCTTCGAGACCGCCGGGTCGCTCGACCTCACGACCGTGCAGGTCGTCGGCAACCGCGAGCGCACGCCGAGCTGGTTCGAGCTCGCTCTGGCCTGGACGGATTCCTCGAGAGCGGTGGTCCCGCTCGACTCGGTGTTCCCCGAGGGGGTCACGACAGAGGAGCGGGACGAACGCAACGCGACGCTCATGGTCGACTCGCAGCACGAGGCGACCGCCGCGGCGCTCAACGAGCTCGGCTACGACACCGGAGCCGAGGTCGTCGTGCAGGAGGTCATCGAGGACGCTCCGGCCGAGGGCGCTCTCGAGGCGGAAGATGTCATCACCGCTGTCGACGGCGCCGCGGTGACCTCGGCCAAGCAGCTGCGTCAGGCGATCCAGGATGCAGCCGGCGCACCTGTCGAGCTCACGGTGCAGCGGGCCGGCGAAGACCAGGTCGTCGAGGTGACACCCGCGAAGCAGACCGACGGAGACGTGACGACGTGGTTGATCGGGGTCACCCTGCGCACCGACTACGACTTCGAGATCGATGTGACACTCCAGCTCGACAACGTCGGAGGGCCGAGCGCCGGCATGATGTTCGCACTCGGCATCATCGACACCGTCACCGAGGGAGAGCTCAACGGCGGAGAGAACGTCGCCGGTACCGGCACGATCGAAGCCGACGGCACCGTCGGACCGATCGGCGGCATCCGGCAGAAGCTCTACGGCGCTCGTGATGCGGGAGCGGACTACTTCCTCGCACCGTCGACGAACTGCGACGAGGTCGTCGGCCATGTGCCGGACGGCCTCACCGTGATCAGCACGTCGACGCTGGAGGAATCGCTCGCGGCGCTCGACGTGATCGCCGAGGGCGGCGACGTAGGATCGCTCCCGTCATGCGACGTCGTGACCTCCCCGTGACAGGGATGACAGCCGCAGCACAGTAAGGCGTGCCTAGGATGGGAAGGTGACCTCGACTTCTGCACCGAACCCGGCCACTCCCCGAACCTCGCGACGAATCTTCGGCATCTCGTTGGCGATCATCGCCGCGCTGATCGCCGCCTTCTTCGTCTTCGCGTCGCTCTACACCGAATACCTCTGGTTCGACCAGGTGGGCTTCGAGGGAGTTCTCACCACCCAATGGATCGCCACGGCGGTGATGTTCGTCGTCGGATTCCTCGGGATGGCAGTGCCTCTGTTCGTGGCCATCCAGCTCGCGTACCGTCTGCGCCCCGTCTACGTGCGGCTCAGCTCGCAGCTGGACAGGTACCAGGAGGTCATCGAGCCGCTCCGGCGTCTCGCGATGTGGGGCATGCCGATCTTCTTCGGCCTGTTCGCGGGCTTCTCCGCGGCGAGCCAGTGGAAGACCGTCTGGCTGTGGGTGAACGGTGTCGCGACTGACACGGTCGACCCGCAGTTCGGCGTCGACACGGGCTTCTACATGTTCGCGATGCCCTTCTACTCGATCCTCCTGGCCTTCGTGTCGGCGGTCCTGCTGCTCACGCTCATCGTGACGGCGCTGGTGTCGTACCTCTATGGGTCCGTCCGCATCGGCCAGGGCGAGCTGCGCATCTCCAAGCCCGCTCGCATCCAGCTCGCGATCATCGCCGGTCTCTACCTGCTGGTGCAGGCGGCGAGCCTCTGGCTCGACCGCTACAAGACCCTCGTCGCCGAGGACGACCGCATCGTCGGTCCCGCGTACACCGGTGTCAACGCGACGATCCCCGGTCTCGCGATCCTCACGATCATCGCCGCGATCGTGGCGATCCTCTTCTTCGTCACCGCCGTCATCGGTCGCTGGCGCTTCCCGCTCGCCGCGACCGCGCTGCTGATCGTCGCCTCGCTCGTCGTGGGCGTCGGCTTCCCCTGGGCGGTGACCACCTTCCAGGTGGCCCCCAACCAGAACGCCTACCAGGCCGAGTTCTATCAGCGGAACATCGACGGCACCAAGGAGGCGTACGGGGTCGCCAATCTCGAGACCACGCCGTTCGAGGCCGAGACCGACGCCGAGGCCGGTCAGCTGCGCGAGGATGCCGAGACCACGGCGTCCATCCGCATCGTCGACCCCGCCGTGATCAGCCCGGCCGTCCGCCAGCTCGAGCAGTACCGCGGGTACTACCAGTTCCAGCAGAACCTCGATGTCGATCGCTACGAGATCGACGGTGAGATGCAGGACACCGTGGTGTCCGTGCGAGACCTCGACATGGAAGGCGTCGACGTCAGCAACTGGAACAACCGCGCCGCCGTCTACACCCACGGCTACGGCCTGGTGGTCGCAGCGGGCAACCAGCGCACGCCCGACGGCGAGCCGGTCTTCCTCGAGCGCGGCATCCCGTCTGCGGGCTTCCTCACCGAGCAGGAGGAGTTCGAGCCCCGCGTGTACTTCGGTGAGAACTCGCCCGAGTACTCGATCGTGGGCTCTCCCGATGGCACCGACCCCGTCGAGATCGACTACCCGCGCGGCAAGGACGGCTCGACCGAGACCAAGACCACGTTCGAAGGCGACGGCGGACCGCAGATCGGCAGCACCTTCACGAAGCTGCTCTACGCCCTGAAGTTCCAGTCGGAGCAGATCCTGTTCTCCAACCTGGTGAACGAGGAATCTCAGATCCTCTACGACCGCGACCCCACGACGCGTGTGCAGAAGGTCGCACCGTACCTCGAGCTCGACAGCGACCCGTACCCCAGCGTGGTCGACGGACGCGTCGTCTGGATCGTCGACGGCTACACGACGAGCGCGACCTACCCGTACTCGACGAACGTGAGTCTGTCGGAGGCGATCGCCGATTCGAACATCCCGTCGCCCACCCTCGCGATCGACGAGATCAACTACATCCGCAACTCGGTCAAGGCGACGGTCGATGCCTACGACGGCTCGGTGACGCTGTACGCATGGGACGAAGAGGATCCCGTGCTGCAGACGTGGCAGAACATCTACCCGTCGACGCTGAAGCCCGTGAGCGACATGTCGGCTGATCTGATGAGCCACGTGCGCTACCCGACCGACCTGTTCAAGGTCCAGCGCGACATCCTCGGGATCTACCACATCGACACCGCGGGCTCGTTCGCGCAGCAGGACAACCGTTGGCAGACGCCCAACGACCCGCGCAGCGACGCGGTCCTGCAGCCGCCCTACTACCTGACGATGCAGATGCCGGGGCAGGACTCTCCGCGGTTCTCGATGTTCTCCACCTTCATCCCGTCGGCGACGGGCAGCGGTGGCAACCGCGACGTGCTGATGGGCTACCTCGCTGTGGACTCGGATGCCGGGTCGGAGGCGGGCGTGAAGGCCGAAGGCTATGGCCAGCTGCGGATGCTCGAGATCGACACCGATACGACGGTGCCCGGCCCCGGTCAGGTGCAGAACACCTACAACTCCGACACCGCCGTGGTGCCGCAGCTCAACCTGCTGCAGCAGGGAGAGTCCGAGGTGCTCTACGGCAACCTGCTGACGCTGCCCGTGGGTGGCGGTCTGCTCTATGTGCAGCCGGTCTACGTGCAGTCCTCGGAGGGCACGAAGCTCCCTCGTCTGCAGAAGGTCCTCGTGGCCTTCGGCGACAAGGTCGCGTTCGAGGACACGCTGACCGCGGCCCTCGACACGCTGTTCGGCGGCGACGCGGGTGCGGCCGGTGGAGACGACCAGGTCGAGCCCACCGAACCGGACCCGGACACCGGTGAGGTCCCGACCGAGCCGACCGCCCCGACCGACGTCGAGGCGGAGGCCCTCGCGGCAGCGCAGCAGGCGCTGACCGACCGTGAGGCAGCGCTCAAAGAGGGTGACCTGACCAAGTTCGCCGAGGCCGACAAGCGGCTCACGGATGCCGTGAACAC
Coding sequences within:
- a CDS encoding zinc-dependent metalloprotease, producing MSDNDPTPEDFQEFLRRMMSGQGGGDIDPEALQNAFAGMDGIQLDPAMMQTIMSQLQGAFGGDAWENALRQALHIANRDGLGITDGSRSSLVDSFALADLWLGEATTISELAESPKAMTRGEWVEATLPVWKEIADPVSTSIADALTSALDTQVPEEMRDVVQGAGKLMRGLGGSVFAAQFGQVLGNLALEVVSGGDVGIPVLPAGTAAVIPQNLTAFGEGLEIPEDQITLYLATRELAYARLYRHSKWLHLHVMAQITDFARGVTVDVDALEDVASRLDPSNPEELRAAIEGGALLPTQTEAQREALARLENLVATIDGWVDVVTAQATSRLPDGSRIAEAARRRRAVGGPAEDALGALVGLKLRPRRLREASAMWQAVTDAVGIAGRDALWDYPDLMPTSEDIDDPSALVARLQASARGEQPVADEFDEALARLLDGDDFSGEQPEESEGEQDSDGGDGPGGDRPV
- a CDS encoding YlbL family protein — encoded protein: MDRTRPVKLGLGVWALVVALIALVVLTFLPTPYVIQRPGPVYDTLGTAAGADGEQVPLIQVEGTETFETAGSLDLTTVQVVGNRERTPSWFELALAWTDSSRAVVPLDSVFPEGVTTEERDERNATLMVDSQHEATAAALNELGYDTGAEVVVQEVIEDAPAEGALEAEDVITAVDGAAVTSAKQLRQAIQDAAGAPVELTVQRAGEDQVVEVTPAKQTDGDVTTWLIGVTLRTDYDFEIDVTLQLDNVGGPSAGMMFALGIIDTVTEGELNGGENVAGTGTIEADGTVGPIGGIRQKLYGARDAGADYFLAPSTNCDEVVGHVPDGLTVISTSTLEESLAALDVIAEGGDVGSLPSCDVVTSP
- a CDS encoding UPF0182 family membrane protein, translated to MTSTSAPNPATPRTSRRIFGISLAIIAALIAAFFVFASLYTEYLWFDQVGFEGVLTTQWIATAVMFVVGFLGMAVPLFVAIQLAYRLRPVYVRLSSQLDRYQEVIEPLRRLAMWGMPIFFGLFAGFSAASQWKTVWLWVNGVATDTVDPQFGVDTGFYMFAMPFYSILLAFVSAVLLLTLIVTALVSYLYGSVRIGQGELRISKPARIQLAIIAGLYLLVQAASLWLDRYKTLVAEDDRIVGPAYTGVNATIPGLAILTIIAAIVAILFFVTAVIGRWRFPLAATALLIVASLVVGVGFPWAVTTFQVAPNQNAYQAEFYQRNIDGTKEAYGVANLETTPFEAETDAEAGQLREDAETTASIRIVDPAVISPAVRQLEQYRGYYQFQQNLDVDRYEIDGEMQDTVVSVRDLDMEGVDVSNWNNRAAVYTHGYGLVVAAGNQRTPDGEPVFLERGIPSAGFLTEQEEFEPRVYFGENSPEYSIVGSPDGTDPVEIDYPRGKDGSTETKTTFEGDGGPQIGSTFTKLLYALKFQSEQILFSNLVNEESQILYDRDPTTRVQKVAPYLELDSDPYPSVVDGRVVWIVDGYTTSATYPYSTNVSLSEAIADSNIPSPTLAIDEINYIRNSVKATVDAYDGSVTLYAWDEEDPVLQTWQNIYPSTLKPVSDMSADLMSHVRYPTDLFKVQRDILGIYHIDTAGSFAQQDNRWQTPNDPRSDAVLQPPYYLTMQMPGQDSPRFSMFSTFIPSATGSGGNRDVLMGYLAVDSDAGSEAGVKAEGYGQLRMLEIDTDTTVPGPGQVQNTYNSDTAVVPQLNLLQQGESEVLYGNLLTLPVGGGLLYVQPVYVQSSEGTKLPRLQKVLVAFGDKVAFEDTLTAALDTLFGGDAGAAGGDDQVEPTEPDPDTGEVPTEPTAPTDVEAEALAAAQQALTDREAALKEGDLTKFAEADKRLTDAVNTLLGLEQGAGE